ATTAAGTTATTAACACAGaattaacaaaaataaaatagaaacacGAAATAATATACCAAaaggtggtgaaactatgaaagtCAACGGTGTGGATGCGACCTCCCGAAATCAGCAAGCTTCCGTGATCTATTAGCATAGAACGATTTAACATTAGATATATGAGGCCGTATATCGCCGTTAACTCCGCCGTCCAACGGTGGTTTTCCTTTCACGTTCCATAACCGACTAGGACTCGCACGCACTAACGGACTCAAACAGAAAATCAACTCCGAAACACTCCGCTGTGCGCTGCCGCGCCGGACTGTCGGATGCGACTGCGTCTTCTTCGGCGTCTGTTTAAAGGACTCCACCTCCGCCGATTCGTAACCGCTTGATCCGTCACTGAAATCCTCTTCACCACCGTCATCGGAGTTTCTCACCGGTGACATTCCTCGATCTCGAACAACACACCGTTGCTTCCGTACAGCGGCGGATGATGAAGATTCGGTTACGTAAACCGATTTATTCTTCTGACGACGATCAGAAACTGGACGAACGTTCGAGAACCACAACGGAGATGACGTCACTGACGTCGGCTTACCAGCGGCGCCGCTCGGCTCGCCGGAAGTGGAAACGGAAGCTCCGTGAATCGAATCGGAGTCTCCGTCACGTCCGTTAGACCTGAACAGGTTTGAAAACGTTGAAAACCTAATCAAACTCTTCTTCTTATTGTTCGATGAAGTTGCAGTAGCACCGCCGATGCAACCGCCGGAAGTAACCGCTATCTGCGGTGAGTTGTAGAACCCTTGATCTGAGAGGCTGTGGTTCAGGTGAGGTTTGTTAGAAGGTTGTTGGACGGTTGTAACAGAATTCTGTTGCTGTACGGATTTCCGGTGGTTGATATACGGAGAAACAGAACGCTGTAGCGGCGGATTGGTGTTTGAATTACAGTGGTTCTGTGATTGGTCCTGGGCTTCGGCTTGTTTCTGAGCGAGGATTAGTTTGAATAGGCGTTCACGGAGACAAGAAGCGCAGACGCCGTTGATGCTGCTGAGATCGGTGTTGTGTTTCTTACACCTCATCTATAGATATGTGATATGTGATATATGAGGTTGTGTTTGTGTATTGATATGAATTATTATGTACATATATCTGTGAGTGTTTTGAGAGTTTGGTGGAAGtgatggcagtggtggtggtggtgccgCTTCCGCCGGCGGTGTTGGTTGGGGTGAGCTGGTGAGGTGTGAAGAATGAGATTTTATGGTTTTGGTATGTATGGTAGTATAAAAAGGGGTAGTGTTACACTTTAACCCCCttattgttttgtttttgttgtatTACTAATGTTCTAGTTTCATCATTGGATTTGGGCAAGTTACACAAATGGTCCATGTGGATTGTGGTACCGGGTATTTTCCGTAGCGGTACCCTTTTTAGGGATTTTCGGTACTAACTTTTAACCttttcggtactggtaccggATATTTTCGGTAACGGTACCCATTTTTAGGGATTTTCGGTATCAGTTGGTATGGAGCTCATCCCTGGTATGCTTAATTTGTGGTTTGATGTTCCAACTTTGAAAAATTGCGAGCTTAGACTAATGTTTTGTAGGCGGGTAATATGGTTGGTCTCTAGAGCAGATGGTTGTCTATTTGAGTGTTAAGTAAGCTATGTGCCTCTCACACTAATGGTATATTTGTCTTTTCAACCTGTATTACATATTTACATCAAGTGTTCTAGACCATTTTGACTCATACTCCATATATGTTTATTATCGATTGTGGTGATTTCCATCAACAATCATCTTAGAACATCACCATTCCTTGAATCATTCCCCTCACTTCAAGCATATTTTAAGAAGCATTTGTTTGATGTTTCAATCACTTTAGTAAAGTTTATAACAGAAGATATTGTGGTACCTTAACATTGTCCAAAATCGAACAAGTTTTGTTTTTCTcttttttgttattgttgttggttTTTACTTTGATTCACAACGAGTTACCTAAATTTATTCTCTCTGTAGATTCATCTTAGGGATGCATACGGGAGGGTTTCTTTCGTTGATATATTTGATATTAATAAGTTTCAATCCATGAAATATACTTTATGTAAGAGTCAGGATTGACTGACTGAAGTGGGAGATTTTTTCTTTAATCATTTTGTGAGTCCATGTATAGACTTCGACTAGCTTTAAGCATTGGTCATTATGTTTTAAATTCGGGTAAGTCTGCATTTAGGTGTtgtttttaagaggtaaaatgtatgcagtctgcggaccacatctgcagacatctgtagaagAAGATGTGGACCAAATCTCTGCAGTCAGTAAAAGGAAGGTTTTTTGTTTTTAACGTATGCATACTTTTAAAATAAATTGGTGGTGGTGTACGGACgatgatggtgggtggtggtagtgttggacggtggtgggtggtggatggtggtggtggtgatggacagtagtgggtggtggtgatagacggtggatggtggtggtggtggtgatggacggtagtgggtggtggacggtggtgattaaatgtggtggttgtggtgatgggcggtggtggtgtttaactctctgcagaccttagaagatcttagaagtgaCTGGGCaaagtctgcaccaagaagagccggcgcagacgttttttaatgaaacgtcttcgaAAAAACAAACGGTCTGCGTGTTGCAATGTTTGCGCGCGGTCTGCGTGACGCAGACAGAAGAGCTTGCGCAGAGCTTTTCAGAAAAAACAAATAGCACCttaaactttaataaagttatCATATATTCCCTAGGAAAAATTGTGGACCATACGTATAATTTACTCTTTAGCTTTATTTAGTAAGTTTCATAACTCGAAGGGACTGAATATCAAATTAGATGAAACATTAGAGGGCTGTGTAAAACTTCACTTGTATAAGTTATGGATAATATTTAAAAAGAGTCTTAGGTCATCGCCTCATCTTTACTCTTGTAATGTCATATAAAAATTAAGAAGACTTTTAGAAAGACATTTAGGATGACAAATTATTTTTAGAAGGTTACACTGAGTTCTTTGATTATCCGAAAGCAACATTATATTTCATGAACAAAATATCATTGATGACACAACTTATtagaaaatatattaaattaaacagttaaaaaaaatataaatgctAGTACTTAAATTTAGAACTTCACGCATAGAAAAATGTAAAATATAAGAATGCTAAAGTATAGTTGTAttgcttaaaaatatattattagatggtatttttgtcattttaaatCTATAGAGGATACATTTAAAGGTATTTTTGGTGTGGTATTTTGTTTTGGTAGTATTTTTTTTGGTGTGGTCGGTAGAATACATTTAAAGGTATTTTTTTGGTGTGGTTGTTACATTGAACATATGTGATGTTAGATGTTGGTGATCCTTTTCTTGGGCCGTTTATATGTGTGGCCGAAGCACTTAGTTTTTGAACATATTTGATGATAGATTACTAGACGTTGATGTTACTGTTTTTGCAACCTGCTTGTGCTTaatattttatgtttttgtgaAATAATTAGTGGTTCGAAATTGTATGTATCTTACTTTAAGAATCAAGTAAAGTATTCACCAAATTTAACACCATTTAATTAATTTGTTTGGTTAGTGCCAGCTGTATTGTTTCATCAAAGTTTATACTAAACCGTcactttttttaaaaatttatgtaaaaataaaagttaatattattttttttccttttttaaattcTATAATCGATAATATTTAATTTTTTAAGAAAAACCTTTATTTTAAATCAATTTAAAGTTTTTGTTACGTTCATTGAATATCTGGATAACAAAATGTTTGTTTCAAAATACTCTactattttatacaaaaaaaagtttgtttagtgaaataaaaattttagaaattaaCCTGTGGATTTTTTTAAACTTATGTTTGAAATTTGCACCAAATTGTTTTATTACTATTTATAAGTTACTTAAATCAGTTATGTAGGAATGTATTATATAATGTATAGAAATTGACTTTTTGATTTCATAAATTAGAAAGTCTAACTAAATTAAAGTTTATACAGAATATAATTGAAATGTTTTTTGATATACAGTATAAATAATGATGTATATCAAattgattttttaattttaatgtttcatttttaaaattttaaaatatttatggccgtttttttatattttaataaaacattCTTAAGGTTGTTTTATTTAAATTTGGAAAGTAAAAACAGATTTTAAAACCATTAGACTCATGCCATATTTAATTAGTCAATTAAATTTAATTATGAAAAACAAAATTAACAACAACCTATTACCAAAAATACTAAACAACCGTTACTTAAATTATATGGCATGTTTTAATTTTCTTATGTGGATTCACAAACCTAATTTTTTATCCTTCTTACACTTGTAGTTTACCTTTTAAATATTAAATTTGATGTATGTTATGTGGTTAATTTTTTTTGGTGGTATTGCATTTTGTGTTGTTTTCATCCATTGATTTAGAGTGTAGATTTAACATTTTTATTCAATAAATCTTATATATGTTTTTTGTCAATTTTTATTGTATATGTAAGTTGTTTTAAATAATtgatttttctttcatttttttagTTATTGAATAAAGATGTTGCATAATCTTTTTGAGATTTGTAGTTTTTTTAGAAATGTCAATTCATTTCTAAAAATACTAATTTGTTAATTCAGAATCATTTTTTATATTACTCAACTGATTTTTCTACttgaaaaaaataattaaacGAAATTTGTATATATATTCACTTAATTTATTCATTTTATTCACTTACAAATCATTTTCTAACTTCATTCATCTCTTAATCAAAGGATGAAAACAGTGTTACTTTCTTAAACAAGCTTGATTAAAGGTCCAAGCTGTTTACCATCAAGTTTAATGTGTTAAGACTTTGGATTCGTGTGAATCCAAAGAGAGAACGAGAAACCCTTGATATTGAGATGGTGGTCATGGATGAGCAGGTATGTTTGAATCTCATTTGCTTTCTAAAATGTAGGTTAAGTTTTATATTGTTGTTTATAGTAACTACTTTTAATTTGTTCAAGGAAATTTTCAAATTGTTTACTTcttaatataaatttagtttttttatatgttgATTTCTGATTAATACAAATTAATTGGGATATGACTCGATTGCTATGTGTTCTACAATTTGAATGAATTTAATGTTTTATCTAATTACAAGTGTTCacttttatatattatgattaccTTTTAGTAGTAATTTGCTTAATTTAGAAATTACAGTTCTAATATTTTAATTTTGATTACATGTAATGTTTTCACAATCTATACTATCTATTAAAGGAGATTTGTGGATGACCTGGATTTGCCTACGTGTCACGTTCTTACTTATTAATGGAGAGAGGAAGACACAAAGGATGTGTCAAAGACAATTTAGATGATACATGTTCAAGGTAATAATAAGAAGAAACCCTCTGTTGAAGAAGCAACCCGTGAGAGTGTTTTGTTGGAAACATGGAGGGGTCGGTGATGTTGTCGAGGAGTGTCAGCAAATGCTGCGTGATATTATTTCCTGAAACTCCTCGACAATGTCACCAACCCCTCTTAAAAATTCCTAATATACTCTCTCACTGGCTGCTTCTACAACAGAGGGTTTCTTTTTATTACCTGAACCTGTATCATCTCAACTGTGTTGATTAACCCTGTATGTGTTGTTACATGAAGATTCAATTAGGAtttttttgattttgaaaattgatCGATTCAGTTTTGATCACCACAGATGCTTTTGTCACATGAGGCTATGATGGCTAGATATGCCGTGTTGTTGCAACATGCCATAATCGTTGCTGGCTGCCGTTCGCGGCTGTTCAAGGTAGCGTTGAGTGTAATCGATGTTTGGATGATGATAATTAGATCGATGTCTCTTAAGTGATATTCAGTCAATGATGTTGATGAGATGCTTCTCACCTGAGACTAAAACTATGTCTGCATGAAACCGTCTCCCAGAATAAGCGAGGTCTGACATTTTCAAATCATTTGAATTACTTTAGCAAATCATTTAGTGTTGATTTTGAAGATGAATGAAAAAGTGAATTTAATGTGCATTTTTATTGTCCTTTCAACAAGAGGCTATGATGATTTTGTAGATCAGAGTAAAAATTGAATGAAGATAGCATTATGGTATGGCAAGGTTGTAGGATGGCAGTTCTTCATGCAACCTCTCTTGCAGCCATGGTGTTGTCATCTTTATGCACAATCTGAGCCTGACAATATAAATGTTTTTGCTAAACCTGTATCATCTGAAATATGTTGGCTGACCCTGTATGTGTTGTTACATTAAGATTCAATTAGGAtttttttgattttgaaaatcgaTCGTTTCAGCTTTGATCACCTTAGATGCTTTATTTTATACCTTGACTAATTCTCATGATTTGCTATATATTGAAGCCTTACAAGAACATTAATAAGGTATATGCTTTTTGGCatcttttttatatgtttttatgtttGGATTATTCTGTTAAAAATTGTTTCTACTAAACGGGCCAAGATTGACTGTTTGATGCTTAATGATACAACTGGTCATCCTGGTCGGGTTGGTTATATATCACGCTGGATCTTTCGGGTTGATGGTTGATGAGGAAAACTGGTCATTTGGTTCAGATCGGGTATATTATTGGATCATTCAAGTTGATGCTTGATGTGTACAAGTTGTCACCTGGGTCGGGTGTGGTAGGGTTGtgtgaaagcaccggatcgacgacgaacatcaaacattgcacttgattcaagacatgaagaacaaaatatgaagaacaagatagaaatatgtagaagatgaatctctttattgatgaatcagtcatcacagattacacaaaccaaaggagtatacatcatctacaagctggtttagatcacaaagatctaaaccctagctttctctcactaacacatagtctctctttctctagaattcACACCAGGAGGATGAACGAGTGGGAGAGGTGCACAAAGCTTCAAGagttgccctaatctacacaatacacacatatatataggctagggactaaacctcAGACAAACCAATTCTACACCAAAAACTCTGACTTTTGCCCTaaacataaaactcagacaaaataccatcctaaaacttggacaagttgtccaaggataaaccttggactaactttcaagacatgtacaataaagaccctaacaattggaaggcatgcacttttcacccaaagtgcattaacaactcccccttgatcaatgcatggtcttcatgtggtcttgaattcttcgttatggttgactttaacttggacttctgctttggttgaccagaactgataagcgacagttacccggcaggaactgcacttacagtctcccccttaactgttgcatcagttctgtgtggcatcgataatcttcaatcaccggatactgcacttacagactcccccttgactgaTGATATCATGCATGCTTTCAACTTTGGCTGAGACTTGATCTTTCTGGCAGAGCACTGtgatcttcaacccttctaatcaaagacttgctgacgatcacttaaggccgctttgagaaacccgaagaatccaacatcaaacactgtagatcctccccctcaaactacttacgaatcaagttaacgcgaaccgaactacaaccacatgtaggaatatcgctcgatacattaatcttcaaacctaacctgtagcagaaagaaacattggatttccaatgcccaaccttgaacacttcaaactttacaaagacatgaagctcagttcgataagttaataacaaactgaactttgtaaaagtacatccaccatcttgatcagAGTCTTCAACCGAGTGTCTGAAATCATTTCATCTCGAATCTTCAAGATCCAATCTCGTATCTTCACAATTCCACCAATTACCCGATGACTTTCGTCTCTGATCTCCCCCTCAATGTAAGAAACCCTATTTCGAGAATCCGATCAGTCACCAACTTGGAAGAGGTACCAAGAagactaatcttctctactctaaccGGCATCTTCTCTACTCTAACCGGCATTCGATAAAGGCATGACCTTCAACTACTTGCCAAACGAACAATTTGCTTCATCACGTCAACACTTGATTAAACCTTGAACAAACTTGACAAAGATCAATCATACACTAGCTCTAACTTGCTTCATGTTTTAAACACTTCGCCATCGGTAAGATTAACACTAAGTTAATCTCAAAGatagtaaacatgaacttgtttcGATGTAGCACCACGAGCTTTTTATTTACAAAGAAAACAGGAATTTCAGAATTTGtactccccctttttctttgtaaacaatacaaaaatccaagcaaGTCGTATTCTCTTCACCTCCTCACTTGATCCGGACAACATAAGTACCATAAAACTTTTCGATAATCCGAAACCGACTTCAAGTCTTCAAACTACACATAATTCTGACTCTTAGTTAgttatccggtaccccaggtaacccggaatgACTAGAAAAACTCGGAACATGCACAACTCGAAACTTCCGAACTACACAAgcttctaaacttagttaagaatccggtaccccaggtaacccggaattcTAGAAAATTTGGAACTCGTAAAACCCGAAAGCTCTTGAAACCTCGGATCAGATCAtctgagcagtgtttagagtACAAAGGAATTCAAAACCAGCAAGGAGATAAAGGAAACTCTAATAGGAACTGTTTAAAACTCAGATGAACTCAGTTTGACCAAAACTGTAATACTCGGAGCACAAAACTCAAATGAACACTATTTGACCAAAGCTGTAAAACTCCGAACTTATAGTCGATAAAACTCGAAACAGACGAGTGTTTGAACAAAAACTCGGAATCAatggtaccccaggtaacccgaTTTCTTCACCAGTGTTGAAATCAAACAGGCGAATCCACATGTCTTCCCCTCCAGCAATAAACTTATCACCAAGCTTCGGTTCCAATGATGCTGATTCCACATTGCAGGGCATATCATAACTTTTCACCAATCCAAAATGATTTGCATCCCAGAATTTAACTGACGATTCATCTGCAGTGGTTATGTAACGACCATCCTTGCTGACCTCAGCACTGGTCACATGTGATTTGGTTTCAAGAGTATGAGCCATTTTCCCGCTTCTCACGTCCCATAGCCTCACTCCCCCAGAATCAGAGCAAGAACTCAATATTGTTTGGACACTATGGAGCCATACAACGGTCTGACAGAACCTGGAGAATGCTCAATTTCTCTTGGAGATACATCTGGTCGATTTAAATCAAATATGCgaagttttttgtttttttttgtttttgttttttttttgttttttttttgaaaaaccataTAAAGTGTGTAAACCATTTAACATAGCCACAACTACAAAATTTCCAAACATCAACTCGGCAATGACCCTTTTGCTCAGCATCAAAAGTCCAAAACTGCTGTCAAGGATTTGCTACCGTAATTAACCAGTTACAAacaaattttgttacaaaaataaaatCACATGATTAGTAATGGATCCATGTGAAGCAGAAGGGTCTGCGTCCAACTGATGGTATAGCAAAAGACCACAATGTAACGTTCACATGAGACTCAATTTTCATGACTTGAGATCATCAGACATGGCTGAAGGTATACAATGCGTTAATAGAATATCCCGAGTCGCTTTCTTCGCCATCTTAGTGCGTAACACCACAATCTGTTCATATTCAAGATCAAACTTCAGGAATTCTTCAGTACAGCTTTCTACCATAGCTGCCAAACTTTTCAAGTTCTTAACTGGCTTGTTGTTAAAAGCAAGAACCTGAGTGTTCACTATCTCTTCATAACCAATATTGATGTCTGCCACAAGCACCTGAGAAACTacaacaagttgctcatcaacagTCTCCGCCATCGCATGTAGATGTTTGTCCAATAGTTTTACCGGAGCATCAAAATCATAATCTTCTCCATACTCAGAACGCAAATAACTCGGACAGAAATGGACTTGTAAAAACTCGGAACGCAAAATCATAATCTTTTCCACAAGCACCTCAGACTTTGAACAGGGAAAGTCGGACTCTCATTGAACAGGTTTGAAAGTCGGACTACATAAAAACTGTTTGAAAGTCGGACTCACGTTGACACAGTTTGAAAGTCGGACAAGGAGGAACAACAAACATGAActttcaaaagtcggaccatcaTATATTCCCAAAACTCAGAAATAAATAAGAAACTCGGAACTTAGTGCTTGAAATTCGGACTTAAACTCGCAAAACAGAAACTCGGAATAGATCCTGTGAAACTCGGACTGACTGTGAGGATACTTCAAAACTCGGACTGACTATCTCTTGTTTGAAAACTCAGAATGGTTTGATAACACTAGGACAAAACTCGGACATAGTTAAAAACTATAAAACTCGGAATATTACTATAAAACTCTGAAAGACTTAATATAAAACTCGGATAGATTAAACTCTGAAGTTATAAAACTCTGACTACTAGGAGAAACTCTGAATGATTCCAAAATAAGTTATAGAACTCTGACTACTAGGAGAAACTCTGAATGATTCCAAAAACAAAAACTAGGAGAAACTCTGAATGATTCCAAAAACTCTGAAGTTATAAAACTCGGATAAACTAAAACTAAACTAGGAGAAACAAAAACTTCGGAGAcacaattgttttttttttaaaaaaactcgGAAACATACACTG
This is a stretch of genomic DNA from Helianthus annuus cultivar XRQ/B chromosome 16, HanXRQr2.0-SUNRISE, whole genome shotgun sequence. It encodes these proteins:
- the LOC110924239 gene encoding uncharacterized protein LOC110924239; translated protein: MRCKKHNTDLSSINGVCASCLRERLFKLILAQKQAEAQDQSQNHCNSNTNPPLQRSVSPYINHRKSVQQQNSVTTVQQPSNKPHLNHSLSDQGFYNSPQIAVTSGGCIGGATATSSNNKKKSLIRFSTFSNLFRSNGRDGDSDSIHGASVSTSGEPSGAAGKPTSVTSSPLWFSNVRPVSDRRQKNKSVYVTESSSSAAVRKQRCVVRDRGMSPVRNSDDGGEEDFSDGSSGYESAEVESFKQTPKKTQSHPTVRRGSAQRSVSELIFCLSPLVRASPSRLWNVKGKPPLDGGVNGDIRPHISNVKSFYANRSRKLADFGRSHPHR